The genomic DNA CTTACGCGCAAAACGCACCTGCTGTCTTTGGATCGTGACAACATTAAGACTATACCACAACAACATCCCTTTGTCAATAAATTTTAAAACAAAAAAATTTGAAATGGTTTTGTTTGGATGAAGACTTAAACTTTGTCAATCTTAAACGCCCCGCAGAAAACTGCGGGGCGTAAATACCTTATAACAACCTGTTCTGGTTACTTTTCAGCAGGCGCGTTGGTTCCCTGGAACTTAGAGGGGTTGATCTTCACGCCAGGGCCCATGGTGGTGGCAACGACGCAGCTCTTAACATACTGGCCCTTAGCCGCAGCAGGCTTGGCCTTCACAACAGCACCCATCAATGCGTCAAAGTTCTCCTGCAGCTTCTGTGCACCAAAAGACACCTTGCCGATGGGGCAGTGAATGATGTTGGTCTTATCAAGACGATACTCGATCTTACCGGCCTTGGCTTCTGTAACAGCCTTGGCAACATCGGGGGTAACGGTGCCGGCCTTGGGGTTAGGCATCAGGCCGCGTGGACCGAGAACCTTACCAAGGCGACCAATAACGCCCATCATGTCGGGAGTGGCGATCACAACGTCAAAGTCCAGCCAGCCTTCGGACTGAATCTTGGTGACATACTCGTCGGAACCGGCGAAATCAGCGCCTGCGTCCAGCGCTTTCTGAACATTGTCACCCTTGCAGAATGCAAGCACACGAACGGTTTTGCCAGTGCCGTTGGGCAGAACAACCGCGCCGCGGACCTGCTGGTCGGCATGGCGGGAGTCAACGCCTAGGCGGATGTGCAGTTCGACGGTCTCATCGAACTTGGCCTTTCCAGTTTTCAAGCACAGGTCCAATGCTTCTTCAGTTTCATAGAGCTTGAGCGCCTCAACAAGTTTGGCGCTTTCAGCGTATTTTTTTCCGCGCTTCATTGCAAATCCTCCTTCTTACTCAATCACTTCAACGCCCATAGAACGTGCGGTACCGGCGATCATGCTCATGGCCGTCTCGATATTCGCAGCGTTAAGGTCGGGCATTTTGGTGGTTGCGATCTGGCGAATCTGCTCGCGGGTAATTTTGCCAACCTTGTTCTTGTTGGGCACGCCCGAGCCGCTTTCAAGTCCGATCGCCTTCTTGATCAGAACTGCTGCGGGTGGGGTCTTGGTGATAAAGGAGAAGGAACGATCAGCATAAACGGTGATGACAACCGGAATGACCATTCCGATTTCACCCTTCGTGCGCTCGTTGAACTCCTTGGTGAATGCCATAATATTTACGCCATGCTGACCGAGAGCCGGGCCAACAGGCGGAGCCGGGGTTGCCTTTCCGGCGGGAATCTGCAGCTTTACATAGCCTACAACCTTTTGTGCCATTTTAACTTGCACCTCCAAAATTAGTGGTTAATTTGCGGGGCACATAGCCCCTCCCACAGGCTGCCGTATAATACAGCCTATACGCGATTTCAATCGCTTTTTGTTTGCTAAAAGTACTACGCGAGCGCGGACACCTGCTCGAGCGAAAGCTCAACAGGCACATCCTTGCCCATCATCGAAACGGTTACGCGCACAAGACCTTTATCCTTCTCAATGCTGTTGACCCTTCCGATAAATCCGCCAAAGTAGCCGTCGATGATCGAAACATTATCGCCAACCGAGAAGTTGATCTCGATTTCGTTTTTCTCCACGCCTAAACGCTGCACTTCTTCATCGGTCAGCGGAACAGGCTTTGAGCCCGGGCCCACAAAACCGGTGACGCCGCGAATGTTGCGCACAACATACCACGTTTCGTCGTTCATGACCATTTTAATCAGGACATAGCCGGGGAAGACCTTGCGCTCAACCTCACGCTTTTTGTTGTCCTTAATTTCGGTAACCATCTCGCTCGGAACTTTGACCTCGCAGATCAACTCCTGAAGCTTCCGGTTTTCCACAGCATTTTCAATGCTGCTGGCCACCTTATTCTCGTAACCCGAGTAGGTGTGAACCACATACCATCTGGCTAAATCAGACATCGTGTTCCTCCATGACTTTAAGCGCCGAGCACGGCTTTAACGATCATACCGAGAACCCAATCGAATCCTCCGGTCAAAATCGCAAAGAGTGCGACGGCAATCAGTACGACACCGGTGTTGTTGAGCACCTGCTTCTTTGAAGGCCAAACAATCTTTTTGACCTCGCTCTTCTGATCGCGGAAGAACTTGCTAAACCGAGCAAAGATAGACTTCTTCTCAGGCTTTTCTGCCATTTTGATCTCCTGCCTTTCTTTCCTACTTGGTTTCCTTGTGAACGGTGTGCTTCTTGCAGAATCTGCAATACTTGTTCATCTCAAGTCTGTCCGGGTCGTTCTTTTTGTTCTTCATCGTGTTGTAGTTGCGCTGTTTGCACTCTGTGCAGGCCAAAGTAATTTTTACTCGCATTTTTCGGCACCTCCTGTTAAACGGATTAATTTTTGCCTCCCTCAAGGGATTTCCTGTGTCCTCTTTTTTGGGCACAAAAAAATAGACCCTTTTCGAGGTATGAGTATCGTAGCATAATCAAAGGCAATTCGTCAAGCACTTTTTGCTTTTTTCATCGGCTTTTTTAGAAACGTTTGCGCTTTTTGGATGATTTAAAAATATCTGATATATCCTTCGCGTCATGTAACGTCCCCAAAAAGCATAAAGGTATAGCAGACGGATAACGCGTTTGACCGCCTGTACAAAGTCCGAATCAGGCTTAACATTAACAAAACACTTCCAATGCAGCGGCCTGTCATACCAACGCATAAAACTAGTATATAACCTCGCAGCCATCAAAACAAAGCTTGGACATAATTTAAAATCTTATGCCGTGTGATTATTCATTGCTTGTCAACTTGCTGCATAAGATTGGAGAACATAATTTTAAACAGGAGGCGCATTATGCCAAACATACCGTTCACCACACCCGATATCACCCAAAGTGAATGTGACGCCGTTCTCGCCGTTATGCGCTCAGGCTGGCTGACAACAGGCGCTATCACTGCACAATTTGAACAGGCACTTACCACTTTTGCCGGTGCAGATGGCACCGTCTGCGTCTCGAGCGCAACAACAGGGCTAGAAGCTGCACTGCGTCTGTGCGGTGTCGGGGCAGGGGACGAGGTCATCGTGCCGGCCTACACCTTTTCCGCCACAGCGGCAGCGGTCGTACACGTTGGGGCTACACCCGTTTTAGCCGACTGTGCGCCTGGCAGTTTTCTGCTCTCAGCCGATACCGTAGCCCGTCACTTGACCCCGCGCACCGCAGCGGTCATTCCGGTAGATATTGGCGGCACGCTCTGCGACTACTCAGCCATAAAGGCGGCATGTGGGTCGGTTTGTCGTCCGTATTCCGGCGGCCTTATCCCGCTTAGTCGCCCCGTTGTCATCGCCGACGCGGCACATTCGCTCGGTTCCTCTTGCTCGTTGGGCAATAGCGGCGCACTGGCAGATTTTAGCGTCTTTTCGTTCCACGCCACCAAAAACCTCACCACCGCCGAGGGCGGCGCACTGCTGTGGAAATTCCCCGGCGCAGATAGCGCCGCTATATATCGCGCACTTAATCACAGCATTCTGCATGGACAAAGCAAAAGTGCATGGCAGCGAAACCACGGCGCCACCACCTATGATATTGTCGATTTCGGACACAAAGCAAACCTGTCAGATTTGCAGTCCGCCATCGGACTGTCACAGCTAAAGCGTTATCCCGACATGCTCGCCCGCCGCAAAGCGGTCTGCGAGACTTACGACCGCCTACTGCCGGAAGACTGGTCGGCACTGCATCATGGCGACCACTCGTCTTATCACCTTTACTTGGCACTGCTACCCGAACAAAAGGCCAATCAGCGCAACTTTTTGCTCAATGCCCTACGCGAAGACGGCATCTGCTGCAATCTACATTTCCCACCCTTGCCGATGCTCTCCGCCTATAAAAAATTGGGCTTAAAAACCGAAGATTTCCCCAACGCCATGGCTCTGTTTGCTCGCGAGTTATCGCTGCCGCTTTCTAGCTTGATGACCTGCCAGCAAGCCGAAGCGGTCTGCGCCCAAATTAAAGTATATCTGGAAGGTTGAGCTGCTGCGCCATCTCGCAGATGACGGCAACACTCTCCCATCCACTGATTTCGCCGCATAGACGGCGCAGTTGGGCCGCGCCACGCAGTCCGGTCATATACCAAGCCACATGCTTTCTGGCTTCTCTAAAGCCCACACGCTCGCCTTTATCCGCTATTAAAAGCGCTATTTCCTGTTGCATGACCTCAAGGCGTGCTTTAAGCGCTGGTGTCTCAGGAACTGCCTCGCCGCGCATAAGCGCATTTACCTGCCCGAAAAGCCAAGGGTTGCCAAGTGCGCCACGACCGATCATTACCAGATCGCAGCCAGTGTATTCAAACATATGTTTTGCGTCCTGCGGCGTGAAAATATCGCCGTTGCCAATAACCGGCACAGATACCGCCGCCTTAACTGCCGCGATACAATCCAAATCGACCGGCGGGGAATACATCTGCGCGCGAGTTCTGCCATGCAGCGTAATCGCCGCCACACCCGCCTGCTCAAGCCTTTTAGCCGCCTCAACCGCCACATTATCACCCGCATCATACCCTCGGCGGATTTTAGCCGTCACCGGAATGTTGCCCGCGCCCGAAACAGCCGCGCGGGCAATTGCTTCTGCCAGCGGTAAATTTTTAAGCAATGCGCTGCCCGCTCCGCCGCCGGTGATTTTAGGCGCAGGGCAACCCATGTTCAGATCGATCAGGTCAGGGCGTCGTTCGGCCGCTGCTTGAGCTGCCTCGCGCATGCAGTCAGGATCAACCCCGAAAAGCTGTACCGCAAAGGGATGCGCATCGTCGACTTCAAGCAGTTCTGCGCTCTTTTTGCTACCCATGCTGATGCCTTTGGCACTTGTCATTTCACCCACGGTATAACACGCACCGTGCGCCCGGCTGATGGTGCGCACTGCGTGATCGGCCACACCCGCCATCGGTGCCAGCGCAGCAAAGCCATTTATTTCTATCGTCGAAATTTTCATCAAATATTACCCCTCTGTTAAGTCTTTCTATTTTAGCAAAAGACGTGCACCCCTTCAACCGATTTTCCTTTATTAATGCTGAAATTTTTGGTGCATCGACATTTTTTTGTGGTATAATAACCATAATGTGCCTATTATAAGCGAATTTGCGTTCTTCAGCTTACTTCTAGCGAAGCAACCGTGTGAATGTCGACAGGCAACATTAAATATATAATAGGGTGTTACTTCAACCCGCAAGCATTTGCGTCTTATAGCACAACCTTGAAGGGAGACCAAAATGAAACTCCTCGCAGTCGATTCCAACAGTATCCTTAATCGCGCTTATTATGGCGTGCGGCCGCTCACCACGCGCGAAGGGCTGTTCACCAACGGTATCTACGGCTTTTTAAATATTCTGTTCAAAATTTGTGAAGAGGTTAACCCGGATATTGTTGTCTTTGCATTTGACCTTAAAGCCCCCACCTTCCGCCACAAACTATATGACGGCTACAAGGCTCAGCGTAAGGGTATGCCCGAAGAACTGGCACAACAGCTTGACCCGCTCAAAGAACTGCTTGGCTATCTGGGCTATCCAATTTTGTCCGTTGAGGGATATGAGGCGGACGACATTCTCGGAACCCTCGCCGCCACCTGCCGCAACAACGGATGTGAATGCATCATCGCCACGGGTGACCGCGACAGCTTTCAGCTCATCGGCGGCGGCGTAACAGTACGGCTGGCCTTCACACGCGGCGGGCAATCAGGTGCCGAACTCGTCGATGAGGTCACCGTTCAAGAAAAATACGGCGTTTCACCCAAACAGATGATCGACGTAAAAGCACTGATGGGCGACCCCTCCGACAATATTCCCGGCGTGGCCGGAATAGGGGAGAAGACCGCCCTGTCGCTGATCTCTTCCTTTGATACGCTCGATGGTGTATACGAACACCTCGATGACCCTGCTATAAAAAAAGGTGTGCGGCAAAAGCTTATCGACGGCCGTGACAGCGCCTACCAGAGCCGCGTTCTGGCTGAGATTAACTGTGCGGTACCACTCGACAAAACGCTCAACGATCTTGTCCCTGCCCCGCAGGAAGCCGATAAACTCTTCAGTTTGCTTGATCGGCTGGAGCTGCGCTCAATCATTACTCGCCTAAATCTTTCCCCGCCCGCCTTTCCGGAAACATCCACGTCAGTCTCACAACCCGAAGCTGCGGTCATTCCCGTTTTGATTAACGATGTGGACAAGACCCGTGCCCTGTTTTCAGAGGACAGCCTCACCGTGTGCCTCCATTTTTCTGGCAATAAGCCCACCGCCGCCGCCATTCTGGGCAGCAGCCTTGCGCTGTTGGACGCCGATTGCGCTGAGCTGGAATCACTGCTGGCTGACCTGTCTCAAAGCGCTGCCGAGCTGACGCTGCCCAACAGCAAGGACTGGTACCGTTACCTTTATCTAAGTAACATTGAGGGCAGCGACATTAAATTTGACCCCATTCTGGCCGGTTACCTGCTTTCCCCGCTGGCCAGCAGCTATACAATTTCCACGCTCTGCAGCGGTCGAACCCTAGCCCGGCAGGTTTTTGACTTGCCAGATACCCTTTCTGAGGCTTTTGCCACCCTCGCGGACGACATGCAGGTACTGCCCGCTTTATGTGTGCAATTGCGTGACGAAATCCGCGAAAAAGAGATGGAAATGCTGCTTGTCGATATCGAGCAGCCACTTGCCCGCGTGCTAGCCTCGATGGAAACGCTCGGCTTTGCGCTGGATGCCGACGGTCTAAAATCTTTTGGTGACGACTTAGATACCGATATCGCCGAACTAACCCAGCGCATCTATTTCCTCGCGGGCGGTGAATTTAATATCAACTCCCCCAAACAGTTAGGCGAGGTTTTGTTTGATCGTCTGGGTTTGCCCGCAAAGCGCAAGACCAAGAGCGGTTATTCTACCGACGCTGACACCCTTGATTCTTTAAGAAACAAACATCCCATCATAGAAGATGTTTTGTCCTATCGCAAGCTGGCCAAGCTTAAATCCACCTACGTTGAAGGGTTGCTTGCACAGCTTGACGCCGATGGTCGAGTGCGTTCCATCTTTAGACAAACCGAAACGCGCACCGGACGCATCAGCTCAACCGAACCGAATTTACAGAACATCCCGGTGCGTACCGAGCGCGGCAGCCGCCTACGCCGATTTTTTGTTGCAGACAAGGGTTGTTTGCTGGTCGATGCCGACTACTCGCAGATTGAACTGCGGGTGCTGGCACATATTGCAAACGACACCGCCATGATTGACGCCTTTATGCACGATGAGGACATTCACACCAAAACCGCCGCCCAGGTGTTCGACATGCCCGAGGCATTTGTAACACCGCAGATGCGCTCCAGCGCAAAAGCAGTCAACTTCGGTATTGTTTACGGAATCGGAGCATTTTCGCTCTCTCAGGACATCGGCGTCTCGGTGGCGGAGGCCGACCGCTATATCAAAAGCTATCTTGCCACTTATCAGGGTGTGCACGACTATATGCAGGAAACCATCGCTTTCGGCAAGGCGCACGGCTATGTCAAAACGCTGTTTGGCCGTCGCCGCCCAATGCCGGAGCTTGCCGCCACCAATCGCATCACCAAAGCATTTGGTGAACGTGTGGCAATGAACACCCCCATTCAGGGTACCGCCGCGGATATCATTAAGTTGGCGATGGTCAAGGTGTTCAGCCGACTTAAAAAAGAAAAAATGCGCACCCGCTTAATCTTGCAGGTACATGACGAGCTGATCGTCGAGGCTCCTGCTGACGAGGCCGATCGCGCTGCAGCTATTCTGACGGAGGAGATGCAAAACGCCGTGTCGCTTAAAGTGGCTATGGTGGCCAAGGCGAGCATCGGTGAAAACTGGTTGGAGGCTAAGTAAATCATGAAATTCAAAGTGCTACCGGTAACATCAGAGCATATTCCAGGAATTGCTGAGGTTGAAAAGACCTGTTTTGCCCAGCCGTGGAGTGCGCAAAGCCTAACTGCCGAACTAGCCAAGGAGAACGCAGCTATGTTTGTTGCGCTTAAAAGTGACAGCGAAGTTATCGGCTGGGCCGGTTTAGAGCACATTTGTGGCGAAGGCAGTGTTACCAACGTCGCAGTGCAGCTACAGGAGCGTCGCCACGGCGTGGGTGAGGCGCTCACCCGCGCCCTCCTGTCTGAATCAATTAAACTTTCTCTCGACTGGTTAATGCTTGAGGTACGCACTTCCAACGTTACCGCTATCTCACTTTATCGAAAGCTGGGGTTTGAGCCAGTTGGCATCCGCCCCTATTTTTACGACTTCCCACGCGAAGACGCCTTACTCATGCGCCATACGCTGGATAATGGAGCAGACGTCTAAAATTTGTCCGCGTGAGCCACATCGCGCTCATTTTGTCAAGGAGTTTCTAACAATATGAAAATTCTCGCAATCGAATCCTCCTGCGACGAAACCGCCGCCGCCGTCGTCGAAAATGGCCGCAGCGTTTTATCGTCGGTTATTCATACACAAATCGCCGAGCACCGTCTCTACGGCGGCGTCGTACCTGAAATTGCCTCCCGCCGTCACATCGAAAAAATTGACGCTGTCGTTTCTCAAGCGTTTTCACAAGCAGGGCTGTCTGTCTGTGATGTGGACGCTATCGCCGTCACTGCCGGCCCGGGGCTGATCGGCGCGTTACTGGTTGGTGTCAACTTTGCCAAGGGTTTGGCTTTTGCTACGGGCAAGCCGCTAATTCCGGTACATCATATTCGCGGGCACATCGCGGCAAACTACATCGCCTCGCCCCAATTGAAACCGCCTTTTCTCTGTCTTGTGGCGTCAGGTGGGCATAGCGTGATTATAGACGTGCGGGACTATACCGATTTAAAAGTATTGGGCCGCTCGCGTGACGATGCCGCCGGCGAAGCTTTCGACAAAGCCGCCCGCTCGATGGGGCTGGGTTATCCAGGCGGCGTCGCACTGGATGCGCAGGCACGGCTAGGAGACGAGAATAAATATCGATTTCCAAAACCGCATGTCGAAGGTGCCCCGCTGGACATGAGCTTTTCAGGCGTCAAAACCTCCGTGGTAAACCTTTTGCACAACGCACAGCAAAAAGGAGAAATTCTTGATATGCCTTCGTTGTGCGCCAGCTTTGAAAAAACAGTATGTGACGCACTTTGTAGTCGTCTATTTCTCGCAGCTGAGCAGACAGGTGCCAAAAATATATCAGTAGCGGGCGGTGTTTCTGCCAACACCCGGCTGCGTGCCCAACTTATCAACACCGCCGCCGAGCGTGGGCTTAATCTTTATATGCCGCCGCTGTCTTTAACTGGTGATAATGCTGCTATGATCGGGGCACAGGCCTATTTCGAATTTCTTGCGGGCCATGTTGCCGGTGCTGCACTCAATGCGGTTGCAACGCTGTCGGTCGAAAATGGTTCTCCTGAGTCTTTTATGGTTTAAAATTTGTATGTTCTCTCTAGAAACATTCGTTTTTATTTATTGAAATTCACATGGAAATGGATTGCAATTATCACCGAGAGGTGTATAATAATATCATTGCCTTTAAGGTTCATCATTTTTTAGGGAGGATATGTTATGACAACCAATAAAACGGTGCTTGCTTGGGTCGATGAAGCAATTGCCCTATGCAAGCCGGACAAAGTCCTTTGGGTTGATGGTAGTGAGGAACAGGCCGATGCCATACGTCAAGAAGGGCTTAAGACAGGTGAGCTAATTACTTTAAACCAGGATAAGCTACCAGGGTGTGTGCTACACCGCTCCGACCCCAATGATGTTGCCCGCGTAGAGGACAGAACCTTCATCTGCTGCCGTAAAGAAGAAGACGCCGGCCCTACAAACAACTGGATGGATCCTAAAAAGGCATATCCAATGCTAACAAAACTTTATGATGGCTGCATGAAGGGCCGCACCATGTATGTCATTCCCTTCGTAATGGGGCCGCTTGGTTCACCGAGCGCCAAGGTTGGCGTTGAGGTTACCGATTCCATTTATGTCACCGTTTCCATGCTCATCATGACCCGCGGAGGCCAGTGCGCCCTTGACGAGCTGGGCGATTCCAATGATTGGGTTCGCTGCCTGCATTCCAAGGCTGAACTAGATCCTGCAAACCGCTACATATGCCACTTTCCCGAGGACAACGCCATTTGGTCGATCAATTCCGGCTACGGCGGCAACGCGCTGATGGGCAAAAAGTGCTTTGCCTTGCGCATCGCGTCTTATCAGGCCAAAACCGAGGGCTGGATGGCTGAACATATGATGATCCTCGGCATCGAAGACCCTAAGGGCAACGTTCGTTATGTCGCGGCCGCCTTCCCTTCGGCCTGCGGCAAGACCAACTTGGCCATGCTGATTCCTCCTGAAATTTATCAGAAGCAGGGCTATAAGGCATGGTGCGTCGGTGACGACATCGCCTGGATGCGCATCGGCGAGGATGGGCGTCTTTATGCCATCAATGCTGAAAAAGGTTTCTTTGGCGTAGCACCCGGTACAAACGCAAAATCCAACTTCAACGCCCTTGAAACCACCAAGCGCAACACCATCTTCACCAATGTAGCGCAAAATCTTGACGATAACACCGTCTGGTGGGAGGGGCTTGATAAAAATCCGCCCAAGAATGCGCTCGACTGGAAGGGTAACCCTTGGACGCCTGACAGCGGTGTCAAGGCGGCACATCCCAACTCCCGTTTTACCGCACCCGCTGAAAATTGCCCCGTTATCTCTTCCGAATTCAACGCTCCGCAGGGCGTTCCTATAGACGCCATTATCTTCGGTGGCCGACGTGCCAAGACCGCACCGCTGGTCTATGAAGCTTTCGACTGGAACCACGGCGTGTTTGTCGGCTCTATTATGGCTTCCGAAACCACTGCAGCCGCGGCTGGTGCGGTTGGTGTTGTTCGTCGCGACCCGATGGCCATGTTGCCTTTCTGCGGCTATAACATGGGTGACTACTGGCAGCACTGGCTCGAAATGGGCGAGAAGATGGGCGACAAGGCACCTAAGATTTTCAACGTCAACTGGTTC from Oscillospiraceae bacterium MB24-C1 includes the following:
- the rplA gene encoding 50S ribosomal protein L1, which encodes MKRGKKYAESAKLVEALKLYETEEALDLCLKTGKAKFDETVELHIRLGVDSRHADQQVRGAVVLPNGTGKTVRVLAFCKGDNVQKALDAGADFAGSDEYVTKIQSEGWLDFDVVIATPDMMGVIGRLGKVLGPRGLMPNPKAGTVTPDVAKAVTEAKAGKIEYRLDKTNIIHCPIGKVSFGAQKLQENFDALMGAVVKAKPAAAKGQYVKSCVVATTMGPGVKINPSKFQGTNAPAEK
- the rplK gene encoding 50S ribosomal protein L11, with protein sequence MAQKVVGYVKLQIPAGKATPAPPVGPALGQHGVNIMAFTKEFNERTKGEIGMVIPVVITVYADRSFSFITKTPPAAVLIKKAIGLESGSGVPNKNKVGKITREQIRQIATTKMPDLNAANIETAMSMIAGTARSMGVEVIE
- the nusG gene encoding transcription termination/antitermination protein NusG; amino-acid sequence: MSDLARWYVVHTYSGYENKVASSIENAVENRKLQELICEVKVPSEMVTEIKDNKKREVERKVFPGYVLIKMVMNDETWYVVRNIRGVTGFVGPGSKPVPLTDEEVQRLGVEKNEIEINFSVGDNVSIIDGYFGGFIGRVNSIEKDKGLVRVTVSMMGKDVPVELSLEQVSALA
- the secE gene encoding preprotein translocase subunit SecE, yielding MAEKPEKKSIFARFSKFFRDQKSEVKKIVWPSKKQVLNNTGVVLIAVALFAILTGGFDWVLGMIVKAVLGA
- the rpmG gene encoding 50S ribosomal protein L33, producing the protein MRVKITLACTECKQRNYNTMKNKKNDPDRLEMNKYCRFCKKHTVHKETK
- a CDS encoding DegT/DnrJ/EryC1/StrS family aminotransferase, with amino-acid sequence MPNIPFTTPDITQSECDAVLAVMRSGWLTTGAITAQFEQALTTFAGADGTVCVSSATTGLEAALRLCGVGAGDEVIVPAYTFSATAAAVVHVGATPVLADCAPGSFLLSADTVARHLTPRTAAVIPVDIGGTLCDYSAIKAACGSVCRPYSGGLIPLSRPVVIADAAHSLGSSCSLGNSGALADFSVFSFHATKNLTTAEGGALLWKFPGADSAAIYRALNHSILHGQSKSAWQRNHGATTYDIVDFGHKANLSDLQSAIGLSQLKRYPDMLARRKAVCETYDRLLPEDWSALHHGDHSSYHLYLALLPEQKANQRNFLLNALREDGICCNLHFPPLPMLSAYKKLGLKTEDFPNAMALFARELSLPLSSLMTCQQAEAVCAQIKVYLEG
- the dusB gene encoding tRNA dihydrouridine synthase DusB — its product is MKISTIEINGFAALAPMAGVADHAVRTISRAHGACYTVGEMTSAKGISMGSKKSAELLEVDDAHPFAVQLFGVDPDCMREAAQAAAERRPDLIDLNMGCPAPKITGGGAGSALLKNLPLAEAIARAAVSGAGNIPVTAKIRRGYDAGDNVAVEAAKRLEQAGVAAITLHGRTRAQMYSPPVDLDCIAAVKAAVSVPVIGNGDIFTPQDAKHMFEYTGCDLVMIGRGALGNPWLFGQVNALMRGEAVPETPALKARLEVMQQEIALLIADKGERVGFREARKHVAWYMTGLRGAAQLRRLCGEISGWESVAVICEMAQQLNLPDIL
- the polA gene encoding DNA polymerase I, giving the protein MKLLAVDSNSILNRAYYGVRPLTTREGLFTNGIYGFLNILFKICEEVNPDIVVFAFDLKAPTFRHKLYDGYKAQRKGMPEELAQQLDPLKELLGYLGYPILSVEGYEADDILGTLAATCRNNGCECIIATGDRDSFQLIGGGVTVRLAFTRGGQSGAELVDEVTVQEKYGVSPKQMIDVKALMGDPSDNIPGVAGIGEKTALSLISSFDTLDGVYEHLDDPAIKKGVRQKLIDGRDSAYQSRVLAEINCAVPLDKTLNDLVPAPQEADKLFSLLDRLELRSIITRLNLSPPAFPETSTSVSQPEAAVIPVLINDVDKTRALFSEDSLTVCLHFSGNKPTAAAILGSSLALLDADCAELESLLADLSQSAAELTLPNSKDWYRYLYLSNIEGSDIKFDPILAGYLLSPLASSYTISTLCSGRTLARQVFDLPDTLSEAFATLADDMQVLPALCVQLRDEIREKEMEMLLVDIEQPLARVLASMETLGFALDADGLKSFGDDLDTDIAELTQRIYFLAGGEFNINSPKQLGEVLFDRLGLPAKRKTKSGYSTDADTLDSLRNKHPIIEDVLSYRKLAKLKSTYVEGLLAQLDADGRVRSIFRQTETRTGRISSTEPNLQNIPVRTERGSRLRRFFVADKGCLLVDADYSQIELRVLAHIANDTAMIDAFMHDEDIHTKTAAQVFDMPEAFVTPQMRSSAKAVNFGIVYGIGAFSLSQDIGVSVAEADRYIKSYLATYQGVHDYMQETIAFGKAHGYVKTLFGRRRPMPELAATNRITKAFGERVAMNTPIQGTAADIIKLAMVKVFSRLKKEKMRTRLILQVHDELIVEAPADEADRAAAILTEEMQNAVSLKVAMVAKASIGENWLEAK
- the rimI gene encoding ribosomal protein S18-alanine N-acetyltransferase, producing the protein MKFKVLPVTSEHIPGIAEVEKTCFAQPWSAQSLTAELAKENAAMFVALKSDSEVIGWAGLEHICGEGSVTNVAVQLQERRHGVGEALTRALLSESIKLSLDWLMLEVRTSNVTAISLYRKLGFEPVGIRPYFYDFPREDALLMRHTLDNGADV
- the tsaD gene encoding tRNA (adenosine(37)-N6)-threonylcarbamoyltransferase complex transferase subunit TsaD, which translates into the protein MKILAIESSCDETAAAVVENGRSVLSSVIHTQIAEHRLYGGVVPEIASRRHIEKIDAVVSQAFSQAGLSVCDVDAIAVTAGPGLIGALLVGVNFAKGLAFATGKPLIPVHHIRGHIAANYIASPQLKPPFLCLVASGGHSVIIDVRDYTDLKVLGRSRDDAAGEAFDKAARSMGLGYPGGVALDAQARLGDENKYRFPKPHVEGAPLDMSFSGVKTSVVNLLHNAQQKGEILDMPSLCASFEKTVCDALCSRLFLAAEQTGAKNISVAGGVSANTRLRAQLINTAAERGLNLYMPPLSLTGDNAAMIGAQAYFEFLAGHVAGAALNAVATLSVENGSPESFMV
- a CDS encoding phosphoenolpyruvate carboxykinase (GTP), which gives rise to MTTNKTVLAWVDEAIALCKPDKVLWVDGSEEQADAIRQEGLKTGELITLNQDKLPGCVLHRSDPNDVARVEDRTFICCRKEEDAGPTNNWMDPKKAYPMLTKLYDGCMKGRTMYVIPFVMGPLGSPSAKVGVEVTDSIYVTVSMLIMTRGGQCALDELGDSNDWVRCLHSKAELDPANRYICHFPEDNAIWSINSGYGGNALMGKKCFALRIASYQAKTEGWMAEHMMILGIEDPKGNVRYVAAAFPSACGKTNLAMLIPPEIYQKQGYKAWCVGDDIAWMRIGEDGRLYAINAEKGFFGVAPGTNAKSNFNALETTKRNTIFTNVAQNLDDNTVWWEGLDKNPPKNALDWKGNPWTPDSGVKAAHPNSRFTAPAENCPVISSEFNAPQGVPIDAIIFGGRRAKTAPLVYEAFDWNHGVFVGSIMASETTAAAAGAVGVVRRDPMAMLPFCGYNMGDYWQHWLEMGEKMGDKAPKIFNVNWFRLDDEGNFIWPGFGDNMRVIMWILGRADGSAHAVKSQIGYEPSPEDLNLEGLELTEETVASLLAVDPALWREDIASVKAFYARFGDKLPEEMKKQLAALEARLD